The following coding sequences are from one Arachis hypogaea cultivar Tifrunner chromosome 7, arahy.Tifrunner.gnm2.J5K5, whole genome shotgun sequence window:
- the LOC140174315 gene encoding uncharacterized protein, with protein MAGLIASIVRSGARVAVVVALAQRLRDRWGQYSALMYMKRNMAVSSKNPYFVKAFSYAANNYIDGYIPLGYNKLRTTLLEKEKQHVERMLEPTKNSWSGKGVSIVNCSDEIKDKDYVAKQIRDVIREVGLSNVVQIVTDNAPLLNVAPTRFASTIVMLKRFRLLKQGHKEMVISEKWSSYKEDNIGKAEFVTEKILSENWWQKIDYILAFTNPIYDVLRSTDTDAPTLHLVHEMWDSMIKKVKSAIYLYERKDEQVLSSFYNVVHSILVQRWTKSSTPLHCLAHSLNPRYYSHQWLRVDPTRVSPHQDIKITNERVKCLKRYFRNEEERRKVNIEFASFSDGRGVFDDHDSLNDIDEVDAKSWWLIHGGKAKFLQPITLRLLGQPSSSSCCERNWSTYSFIHSLKRNKLKPKCAENLVFVHTNLRLLSRKTPQYNKGETMMWDIAGDAFSPIDEENDVLEVVHLSLDEPELERVTFSNDEDINHI; from the exons ATGGCTGGTTTAATTGCTTCAATAGTGAGAAGTGGAGCAAGAGTTGCGGTGGTGGTGGCTCTAGCTCAGAGGCTAAGGGACCGATGGGGCCAGTATTCAGCACTTATGTATATGAAGAGGAATATGGCAGTGTCTT CGAAAAATCCGTATTTTGTAAAAGCTTTTTCTTATGCTGCCAATAATTATATTGATGGTTATATTCCTCTTGGATATAATAAATTGAGGACAACTTTGCTTGAGAAAGAGAAGCAACATGTGGAGAGAATGTTAGAACCTACTAAGAATTCATGGAGTGGAAAGGGAGTGAGCATTGTAA ATTGTTCAGATGAGATCAAAGACAAGGATTATGTTGCAAAGCAAATAAGAGATGTGATAAGAGAAGTCGGTCTCTCAAATGTAGTGCAGATTGTGACTGATAATGCACCG TTGCTTAATGTTGCTCCTACTCGATTTGCTTCTACTATTGTGATGCTCAAAAGATTTAGGTTGTTAAAGCAAGGACACAAAGAGATGGTTATAAGTGAGAAGTGGTCTTCATACAAGGAAGATAATATTGGCAAAGCTGAGTTTGTTACAGAAAAGATTTTGAGTGAAAATTGGTGGCAAAAAATTGATTATATTCTTGCTTTCACAAATCCTATTTATGATGTTTTAAGAAGTACAGACACAGATGCACCTACTCTTCATTTGGTCCATGAGATGTGGGATTCAATGATCAagaaagtaaaaagtgctatATATCTCTATGAAAGAAAAGATGAACAAGTGTTATCGTCCTTCTACAATGTTGTGCACTCAATATTAGTTCAAAGATGGACAAAAAGTAGCACACCTCTTCATTGTTTAGCACATTCATTGAATCCAAG GTATTATAGCCACCAATGGTTGAGAGTAGATCCTACACGAGTTTCTCCTCATCAAGATATTAAGATCACTAATGAGAGAGTTAAATGCTTGAAGAGGTATTTTCGTaatgaagaagagaggagaaaggtAAACATTGAATTTGCAAGCTTTTCTGATGGTAGAGGTGTCTTTGATGATCATGACTCTTTAAATGATATAGATGAAGTTGATGCAAAGTCTTGGTGGCTAATTCATGGTGGTAAAGCAAAATTTCTTCAACCAATTACTCTTAGGCTACTAGGGCAaccatcttcatcttcttgttgTGAAAGGAATTGGAGCACATATTCTTTTATCCATTCCCTAAAAAGAAACAAGTTGAAGCCTAAATGTGCAGAAAATTTAGTATTCGTCCACACTAATCTTCGTCTTCTTTCAAGAAAAACTCCACAATACAATAAAGGAGAAACTATGATGTGGGATATTGCTGGAGATGCTTTTTCACCaattgatgaagaaaatgatgttCTTGAAGTTGTTCACCTTTCTCTTGATGAACCGGAGTTGGAAAGAGTGACTTTTTCTAATGATGAAGATATCAACCATATATGA
- the LOC112702732 gene encoding WRKY transcription factor WRKY24 isoform X1 encodes MASSSGTLDTTSASNSYTNNFTFSTHPFMTTSFSELLASSAEDKPRASAAAVGVPKFKSTPPPSLPLSPPPISPSSYFAIPPGLSPAELLDSPVLLNPSNILPSPTTGAFVAHNYNNWKNNNNSGGNQQQVIIKEEEGKNNNFSNFSFQTQPSMFQSSSTATTQTQQQQQPPWGFQESNKKQENFSSSKTVMKTENTCSNQNNNGFQSDYSSNNNYQPQSQTLSRRSDDGYNWRKYGQKQVKGSENPRSYYKCTFPNCPTKKKVERSLDGQITEIVYKGTHNHPKPQNTRRNSSSSSNSAAFAIAPSNQMNNSEVTDHQSYTHGSGQMDSVATPENSSISVGDDDFEQSSQRCKSVGDEYDDDEPDAKRWKIEGENEGISGGGSRTVREPRVVVQTTSDIDILDDGYRWRKYGQKVVKGNPNPRSYYKCTHPGCPVRKHVERASHDLRAVITTYEGKHNHDVPAARGSGSHASVNRPMPNNHHNNASIAIRPLPSMTHHNNNNTNNATSLQQGPEGQSPFTLEMLQNPSSYGFSSSGFGNPMGSYMPQQQQQQQSDNVFSSRAKEEPRDDMFLESLLC; translated from the exons ATGGCATCTTCTTCTGGTACCTTAGACACTACTTCTGCTTCCAATTCTTATACCAATAACTTCACTTTCTCGACACACCCATTCATGACCACTTCTTTCTCTGAACTCTTAGCTTCTTCCGCTGAAGACAAGCCTCGTGCTTCTGCAGCTGCTGTTGGTGTTCCTAAGTTCAAGTCTACACCACCACCGTCTTTGCCTCTCTCTCCACCAcccatttctccttcttcttatttcgctATTCCTCCTGGTTTGAGCCCTGCTGAACTTCTTGATTCCCCTGTTCTTCTTAATCCTTCTAAC ATTTTGCCATCTCCAACAACGGGGGCATTTGTTGCACATAACTACAATAATTGgaagaacaacaacaattctGGTGGGAACCAACAACAAGTTATCATCAAAGAGGAAGAAGGAAAGAACAACAATTTCTCAAACTTCTCTTTCCAAACCCAGCCATCTATGTTTCAATCCTCATCAACTGCCACAACTCAAACA cagcagcagcagcagccgcCATGGGGATTTCAAGAATCCAACAAGAAACAGGAAAATTTCTCATCATCAAAAACTGTGATGAAAACTGAGAACACTTGTTCCAACCAAAACAACAATGGGTTCCAATCAGattacagcagcaacaacaattaCCAGCCACAATCTCAGACTCTAAGCAGAAGATCAGATGATGGTTACAATTGGAGAAAATATGGTCAGAAACAAGTGAAAGGTAGTGAGAATCCAAGAAGTTACTATAAATGCACATTCCCAAATTGCCCAACAAAAAAGAAAGTTGAGAGATCCTTGGATGGACAAATCACAGAGATTGTTTATAAGGGTACTCATAATCACCCTAAGCCTCAGAACACTAGGAGaaactcttcatcttcttctaatTCTGCTGCTTTTGCAATTGCTCCCTCCAATCAAATGAACAACTCTGAGGTGACTGATCATCAATCTTATACACATGGTAGTGGGCAAATGGATTCTGTTGCCACCCCTGagaactcctcaatttcagttgGGGATGATGATTTTGAACAAAGCTCTCAGAGGTGTAAATCAGTTGGAgatgaatatgatgatgatgaaccTGATGCCAAAAGATG GAAAATTGAAGGGGAAAATGAGGGAATATCAGGAGGTGGAAGTAGAACAGTGAGAGAACCAAGGGTTGTGGTTCAGACAACAAGTGACATAGATATCCTTGATGATGGCTACAGATGGAGGAAGTATGGCCAGAAAGTAGTTAAGGGCAATCCAAATCcaag GAGCTACTACAAGTGCACACACCCAGGTTGTCCAGTGAGGAAGCATGTAGAGAGAGCCTCACATGACCTGAGGGCAGTGATAACAACCTATGAAGGCAAACACAACCATGATGTCCCCGCCGCCCGCGGCAGCGGAAGCCATGCCTCTGTCAACAGACCAATGCCCAACAACCACCACAACAATGCAAGCATTGCAATTAGGCCTTTACCATCAATGAcacaccacaacaacaacaacactaacaACGCTACTTCCCTTCAACAAGGGCCAGAAGGACAATCACCCTTCACACTTGAAATGCTTCAGAACCCTTCAAGCTATGGATTCTCATCTTCTGGGTTTGGGAATCCAATGGGTTCTTACATGCctcagcagcagcaacaacagcaATCTGACAATGTGTTTTCTTCCAGAGCCAAGGAGGAACCTAGGGATGACATGTTCCTTGAATCTTTGCTATGCTGA
- the LOC112702732 gene encoding WRKY transcription factor WRKY24 isoform X2: MASSSGTLDTTSASNSYTNNFTFSTHPFMTTSFSELLASSAEDKPRASAAAVGVPKFKSTPPPSLPLSPPPISPSSYFAIPPGLSPAELLDSPVLLNPSNILPSPTTGAFVAHNYNNWKNNNNSGGNQQQVIIKEEEGKNNNFSNFSFQTQPSMFQSSSTATTQTQQQQPPWGFQESNKKQENFSSSKTVMKTENTCSNQNNNGFQSDYSSNNNYQPQSQTLSRRSDDGYNWRKYGQKQVKGSENPRSYYKCTFPNCPTKKKVERSLDGQITEIVYKGTHNHPKPQNTRRNSSSSSNSAAFAIAPSNQMNNSEVTDHQSYTHGSGQMDSVATPENSSISVGDDDFEQSSQRCKSVGDEYDDDEPDAKRWKIEGENEGISGGGSRTVREPRVVVQTTSDIDILDDGYRWRKYGQKVVKGNPNPRSYYKCTHPGCPVRKHVERASHDLRAVITTYEGKHNHDVPAARGSGSHASVNRPMPNNHHNNASIAIRPLPSMTHHNNNNTNNATSLQQGPEGQSPFTLEMLQNPSSYGFSSSGFGNPMGSYMPQQQQQQQSDNVFSSRAKEEPRDDMFLESLLC; the protein is encoded by the exons ATGGCATCTTCTTCTGGTACCTTAGACACTACTTCTGCTTCCAATTCTTATACCAATAACTTCACTTTCTCGACACACCCATTCATGACCACTTCTTTCTCTGAACTCTTAGCTTCTTCCGCTGAAGACAAGCCTCGTGCTTCTGCAGCTGCTGTTGGTGTTCCTAAGTTCAAGTCTACACCACCACCGTCTTTGCCTCTCTCTCCACCAcccatttctccttcttcttatttcgctATTCCTCCTGGTTTGAGCCCTGCTGAACTTCTTGATTCCCCTGTTCTTCTTAATCCTTCTAAC ATTTTGCCATCTCCAACAACGGGGGCATTTGTTGCACATAACTACAATAATTGgaagaacaacaacaattctGGTGGGAACCAACAACAAGTTATCATCAAAGAGGAAGAAGGAAAGAACAACAATTTCTCAAACTTCTCTTTCCAAACCCAGCCATCTATGTTTCAATCCTCATCAACTGCCACAACTCAAACA cagcagcagcagccgcCATGGGGATTTCAAGAATCCAACAAGAAACAGGAAAATTTCTCATCATCAAAAACTGTGATGAAAACTGAGAACACTTGTTCCAACCAAAACAACAATGGGTTCCAATCAGattacagcagcaacaacaattaCCAGCCACAATCTCAGACTCTAAGCAGAAGATCAGATGATGGTTACAATTGGAGAAAATATGGTCAGAAACAAGTGAAAGGTAGTGAGAATCCAAGAAGTTACTATAAATGCACATTCCCAAATTGCCCAACAAAAAAGAAAGTTGAGAGATCCTTGGATGGACAAATCACAGAGATTGTTTATAAGGGTACTCATAATCACCCTAAGCCTCAGAACACTAGGAGaaactcttcatcttcttctaatTCTGCTGCTTTTGCAATTGCTCCCTCCAATCAAATGAACAACTCTGAGGTGACTGATCATCAATCTTATACACATGGTAGTGGGCAAATGGATTCTGTTGCCACCCCTGagaactcctcaatttcagttgGGGATGATGATTTTGAACAAAGCTCTCAGAGGTGTAAATCAGTTGGAgatgaatatgatgatgatgaaccTGATGCCAAAAGATG GAAAATTGAAGGGGAAAATGAGGGAATATCAGGAGGTGGAAGTAGAACAGTGAGAGAACCAAGGGTTGTGGTTCAGACAACAAGTGACATAGATATCCTTGATGATGGCTACAGATGGAGGAAGTATGGCCAGAAAGTAGTTAAGGGCAATCCAAATCcaag GAGCTACTACAAGTGCACACACCCAGGTTGTCCAGTGAGGAAGCATGTAGAGAGAGCCTCACATGACCTGAGGGCAGTGATAACAACCTATGAAGGCAAACACAACCATGATGTCCCCGCCGCCCGCGGCAGCGGAAGCCATGCCTCTGTCAACAGACCAATGCCCAACAACCACCACAACAATGCAAGCATTGCAATTAGGCCTTTACCATCAATGAcacaccacaacaacaacaacactaacaACGCTACTTCCCTTCAACAAGGGCCAGAAGGACAATCACCCTTCACACTTGAAATGCTTCAGAACCCTTCAAGCTATGGATTCTCATCTTCTGGGTTTGGGAATCCAATGGGTTCTTACATGCctcagcagcagcaacaacagcaATCTGACAATGTGTTTTCTTCCAGAGCCAAGGAGGAACCTAGGGATGACATGTTCCTTGAATCTTTGCTATGCTGA
- the LOC112702732 gene encoding WRKY transcription factor WRKY24 isoform X3, with protein sequence MNFILLFDNFFLSVILPSPTTGAFVAHNYNNWKNNNNSGGNQQQVIIKEEEGKNNNFSNFSFQTQPSMFQSSSTATTQTQQQQQPPWGFQESNKKQENFSSSKTVMKTENTCSNQNNNGFQSDYSSNNNYQPQSQTLSRRSDDGYNWRKYGQKQVKGSENPRSYYKCTFPNCPTKKKVERSLDGQITEIVYKGTHNHPKPQNTRRNSSSSSNSAAFAIAPSNQMNNSEVTDHQSYTHGSGQMDSVATPENSSISVGDDDFEQSSQRCKSVGDEYDDDEPDAKRWKIEGENEGISGGGSRTVREPRVVVQTTSDIDILDDGYRWRKYGQKVVKGNPNPRSYYKCTHPGCPVRKHVERASHDLRAVITTYEGKHNHDVPAARGSGSHASVNRPMPNNHHNNASIAIRPLPSMTHHNNNNTNNATSLQQGPEGQSPFTLEMLQNPSSYGFSSSGFGNPMGSYMPQQQQQQQSDNVFSSRAKEEPRDDMFLESLLC encoded by the exons ATGAATTTCATACtattatttgataatttttttttatcagtg ATTTTGCCATCTCCAACAACGGGGGCATTTGTTGCACATAACTACAATAATTGgaagaacaacaacaattctGGTGGGAACCAACAACAAGTTATCATCAAAGAGGAAGAAGGAAAGAACAACAATTTCTCAAACTTCTCTTTCCAAACCCAGCCATCTATGTTTCAATCCTCATCAACTGCCACAACTCAAACA cagcagcagcagcagccgcCATGGGGATTTCAAGAATCCAACAAGAAACAGGAAAATTTCTCATCATCAAAAACTGTGATGAAAACTGAGAACACTTGTTCCAACCAAAACAACAATGGGTTCCAATCAGattacagcagcaacaacaattaCCAGCCACAATCTCAGACTCTAAGCAGAAGATCAGATGATGGTTACAATTGGAGAAAATATGGTCAGAAACAAGTGAAAGGTAGTGAGAATCCAAGAAGTTACTATAAATGCACATTCCCAAATTGCCCAACAAAAAAGAAAGTTGAGAGATCCTTGGATGGACAAATCACAGAGATTGTTTATAAGGGTACTCATAATCACCCTAAGCCTCAGAACACTAGGAGaaactcttcatcttcttctaatTCTGCTGCTTTTGCAATTGCTCCCTCCAATCAAATGAACAACTCTGAGGTGACTGATCATCAATCTTATACACATGGTAGTGGGCAAATGGATTCTGTTGCCACCCCTGagaactcctcaatttcagttgGGGATGATGATTTTGAACAAAGCTCTCAGAGGTGTAAATCAGTTGGAgatgaatatgatgatgatgaaccTGATGCCAAAAGATG GAAAATTGAAGGGGAAAATGAGGGAATATCAGGAGGTGGAAGTAGAACAGTGAGAGAACCAAGGGTTGTGGTTCAGACAACAAGTGACATAGATATCCTTGATGATGGCTACAGATGGAGGAAGTATGGCCAGAAAGTAGTTAAGGGCAATCCAAATCcaag GAGCTACTACAAGTGCACACACCCAGGTTGTCCAGTGAGGAAGCATGTAGAGAGAGCCTCACATGACCTGAGGGCAGTGATAACAACCTATGAAGGCAAACACAACCATGATGTCCCCGCCGCCCGCGGCAGCGGAAGCCATGCCTCTGTCAACAGACCAATGCCCAACAACCACCACAACAATGCAAGCATTGCAATTAGGCCTTTACCATCAATGAcacaccacaacaacaacaacactaacaACGCTACTTCCCTTCAACAAGGGCCAGAAGGACAATCACCCTTCACACTTGAAATGCTTCAGAACCCTTCAAGCTATGGATTCTCATCTTCTGGGTTTGGGAATCCAATGGGTTCTTACATGCctcagcagcagcaacaacagcaATCTGACAATGTGTTTTCTTCCAGAGCCAAGGAGGAACCTAGGGATGACATGTTCCTTGAATCTTTGCTATGCTGA
- the LOC112702732 gene encoding WRKY transcription factor WRKY24 isoform X4, which yields MNFILLFDNFFLSVILPSPTTGAFVAHNYNNWKNNNNSGGNQQQVIIKEEEGKNNNFSNFSFQTQPSMFQSSSTATTQTQQQQPPWGFQESNKKQENFSSSKTVMKTENTCSNQNNNGFQSDYSSNNNYQPQSQTLSRRSDDGYNWRKYGQKQVKGSENPRSYYKCTFPNCPTKKKVERSLDGQITEIVYKGTHNHPKPQNTRRNSSSSSNSAAFAIAPSNQMNNSEVTDHQSYTHGSGQMDSVATPENSSISVGDDDFEQSSQRCKSVGDEYDDDEPDAKRWKIEGENEGISGGGSRTVREPRVVVQTTSDIDILDDGYRWRKYGQKVVKGNPNPRSYYKCTHPGCPVRKHVERASHDLRAVITTYEGKHNHDVPAARGSGSHASVNRPMPNNHHNNASIAIRPLPSMTHHNNNNTNNATSLQQGPEGQSPFTLEMLQNPSSYGFSSSGFGNPMGSYMPQQQQQQQSDNVFSSRAKEEPRDDMFLESLLC from the exons ATGAATTTCATACtattatttgataatttttttttatcagtg ATTTTGCCATCTCCAACAACGGGGGCATTTGTTGCACATAACTACAATAATTGgaagaacaacaacaattctGGTGGGAACCAACAACAAGTTATCATCAAAGAGGAAGAAGGAAAGAACAACAATTTCTCAAACTTCTCTTTCCAAACCCAGCCATCTATGTTTCAATCCTCATCAACTGCCACAACTCAAACA cagcagcagcagccgcCATGGGGATTTCAAGAATCCAACAAGAAACAGGAAAATTTCTCATCATCAAAAACTGTGATGAAAACTGAGAACACTTGTTCCAACCAAAACAACAATGGGTTCCAATCAGattacagcagcaacaacaattaCCAGCCACAATCTCAGACTCTAAGCAGAAGATCAGATGATGGTTACAATTGGAGAAAATATGGTCAGAAACAAGTGAAAGGTAGTGAGAATCCAAGAAGTTACTATAAATGCACATTCCCAAATTGCCCAACAAAAAAGAAAGTTGAGAGATCCTTGGATGGACAAATCACAGAGATTGTTTATAAGGGTACTCATAATCACCCTAAGCCTCAGAACACTAGGAGaaactcttcatcttcttctaatTCTGCTGCTTTTGCAATTGCTCCCTCCAATCAAATGAACAACTCTGAGGTGACTGATCATCAATCTTATACACATGGTAGTGGGCAAATGGATTCTGTTGCCACCCCTGagaactcctcaatttcagttgGGGATGATGATTTTGAACAAAGCTCTCAGAGGTGTAAATCAGTTGGAgatgaatatgatgatgatgaaccTGATGCCAAAAGATG GAAAATTGAAGGGGAAAATGAGGGAATATCAGGAGGTGGAAGTAGAACAGTGAGAGAACCAAGGGTTGTGGTTCAGACAACAAGTGACATAGATATCCTTGATGATGGCTACAGATGGAGGAAGTATGGCCAGAAAGTAGTTAAGGGCAATCCAAATCcaag GAGCTACTACAAGTGCACACACCCAGGTTGTCCAGTGAGGAAGCATGTAGAGAGAGCCTCACATGACCTGAGGGCAGTGATAACAACCTATGAAGGCAAACACAACCATGATGTCCCCGCCGCCCGCGGCAGCGGAAGCCATGCCTCTGTCAACAGACCAATGCCCAACAACCACCACAACAATGCAAGCATTGCAATTAGGCCTTTACCATCAATGAcacaccacaacaacaacaacactaacaACGCTACTTCCCTTCAACAAGGGCCAGAAGGACAATCACCCTTCACACTTGAAATGCTTCAGAACCCTTCAAGCTATGGATTCTCATCTTCTGGGTTTGGGAATCCAATGGGTTCTTACATGCctcagcagcagcaacaacagcaATCTGACAATGTGTTTTCTTCCAGAGCCAAGGAGGAACCTAGGGATGACATGTTCCTTGAATCTTTGCTATGCTGA